A region of the Bacillus sp. NP247 genome:
TTTATGTGAACTAGAGGAAAAGCTATTAGAACCTAAAACTCGTACAGCACCAGAAGAACTAGACAAATTACTTGCAGACGATTTTTTTGAATTTGGTAGTTCGGGGAATGTTTGGTATAAGAAAGATTTTGTTGGTGGAAGTGGACTTAGCGTGAGAGAAATGACTCTTTCTAATTTTGAAATATACTCTTTATCGGAAGGTACCGTGTTGGCGACATATCGTGTAAGAGATGAAACTAGAATGCAGAATCCCTTGCGAAGTTCCATTTGGAAACTGATAGATGGAAAATGGCAAATGTTTTTCCATCAAGGAACACTCACAAAATCATAATGATTATTTATATTAAAACGCTGCATTTTAAACTAGTAT
Encoded here:
- a CDS encoding DUF4440 domain-containing protein codes for the protein MKKNSELKKHLCELEEKLLEPKTRTAPEELDKLLADDFFEFGSSGNVWYKKDFVGGSGLSVREMTLSNFEIYSLSEGTVLATYRVRDETRMQNPLRSSIWKLIDGKWQMFFHQGTLTKS